A genome region from Tachyglossus aculeatus isolate mTacAcu1 chromosome 15, mTacAcu1.pri, whole genome shotgun sequence includes the following:
- the C15H17orf58 gene encoding UPF0450 protein C17orf58 homolog isoform X1, with the protein MSEFAVNGIVHDVEMLGKGIRLVTLLVNSDGLYKLSRLYITPDDFFFRLNILAVDSSSCTKPCPDFKLGSRYIVMGQIYYKRRQLPTALLQVLRGRLRPGDGLLKSRGGSYVKRFNRKRDGKVQSAMHAQCR; encoded by the exons ATGAGTGAATTTG CAGTGAATGGAATTGTCCATGACGTCGAAATGCTTGGCAAAGGCATCCGACTGGTAACTCTGCTGGTGAACAGTGATGGGCTGTACAAGCTGAGCCGCCTGTACATCACCCCCGATGACTTCTTCTTTCGACTGAACATTCTAGCTGTGGATTCATCCAGCTGCACCAAGCCATGTCCAGATTTTAAACTTG GGAGCAGATATATCGTGATGGGTCAGATCTACTATAAGAGGCGTCAGCTGCCCACGGCTCTGCTCCAGGTTCTGAGAGGACGCCTCCGGCCCGGAGACGGCCTGCTCAAAAGCCGCGGCGGCAGCTACGTGAAGAGGTTCAACCGAAAGAGGGATGGTAAAGTCCAAAGTGCAATGCACGCCCAGTGCAGGTGA
- the C15H17orf58 gene encoding UPF0450 protein C17orf58 homolog isoform X2, with amino-acid sequence MLGKGIRLVTLLVNSDGLYKLSRLYITPDDFFFRLNILAVDSSSCTKPCPDFKLGSRYIVMGQIYYKRRQLPTALLQVLRGRLRPGDGLLKSRGGSYVKRFNRKRDGKVQSAMHAQCR; translated from the exons ATGCTTGGCAAAGGCATCCGACTGGTAACTCTGCTGGTGAACAGTGATGGGCTGTACAAGCTGAGCCGCCTGTACATCACCCCCGATGACTTCTTCTTTCGACTGAACATTCTAGCTGTGGATTCATCCAGCTGCACCAAGCCATGTCCAGATTTTAAACTTG GGAGCAGATATATCGTGATGGGTCAGATCTACTATAAGAGGCGTCAGCTGCCCACGGCTCTGCTCCAGGTTCTGAGAGGACGCCTCCGGCCCGGAGACGGCCTGCTCAAAAGCCGCGGCGGCAGCTACGTGAAGAGGTTCAACCGAAAGAGGGATGGTAAAGTCCAAAGTGCAATGCACGCCCAGTGCAGGTGA